In Mercurialis annua linkage group LG5, ddMerAnnu1.2, whole genome shotgun sequence, a single genomic region encodes these proteins:
- the LOC126681807 gene encoding uncharacterized protein LOC126681807, with the protein MKDSNVPKNSTVADMWRNGNWTLPNPIDSYTDDAWDYIKDNFHLNSSPDEVKWLVADNNKFYISKAWKELRSESNQVRWYKLVWNKNIVPRFSFLLWLAIKRRMNTKSRLVKWGVVPDDKCVLCQNEKETIDHCLYECCFVRKIWDKLLPICGCNENINTWRRIISWFCIKASGKNAYAVLRRLILSSTVYYVWTARNKKIFEKEDPVVDHIISNVKNVVLAKINMSPEAFVTGWRGFVLGWLGSVLGQEEIALRLL; encoded by the exons ATGAAAGACTCAAATGTCCCTAAAAACTCCACTGTAGCTGACATGTGGAGAAATGGCAATTGGACTCTCCCTAATCCAATTGATTCGTACACGGATGACGCTTGGGACTATATTAAAGATAATTTCCATCTGAATAGTAGTCCTGATGAGGTCAAGTGGCTGGTAGCTGACAACAACAAGTTTTATATCTCTAAGGCTTGGAAGGAATTAAGAAGTGAATCCAACCAAGTGAGGTGGTACAAGCTAGTCTGGAATAAGAACATTGTGCCAAGATTTAGCTTCCTTCTCTGGCTAGCCATTAAGAGAAGAATGAACACTAAAAGCAGATTAGTCAAGTGGGGAGTAGTTCCTGATGATAAGTGTGTCTTATGCCAGAATGAAAAAGAAACTATTGATCACTGCCTGTATGAATGTTGCTTTGTGAGAAAGATATGGGACAAGTTACTTCCTATCTGTGGTTGTAATGAGAATATCAACACATGGAGAAGGATAATCAGCTGGTTCTGTATAAAAGCCTCAGGCAAGAATGCTTATGCTGTTCTAAGAAGACTTATTCTCTCTTCTACAGTTTATTATGTCTGGACTGCAAGGAATAAAAAGATCTTTGAGAAAGAAGACCCAGTTGTTGATCACATTATCAGTAATGTAAAGAATGTGGTGCTAGCAAAGATAAACATG TCCcctgaggcttttgtaacaGGGTGGCGTGGATTTGTTCTTG GGTGGCTTGGATCTGTTCTTGGGCAGGAGGAGATTGCTTTGAGGCTTTTGTAA